A genome region from Meleagris gallopavo isolate NT-WF06-2002-E0010 breed Aviagen turkey brand Nicholas breeding stock chromosome 7, Turkey_5.1, whole genome shotgun sequence includes the following:
- the RBMS1 gene encoding RNA-binding motif, single-stranded-interacting protein 1, producing the protein MNSTASNTLPSFSVPAEPLLCKFADGGQKKRQNQNKYIQNGRAWHREGEAGMTLTYDPTTAALQNGFYPSPYSITANRMITQTSITPYIASPVSTYQVQSPSWMQPQPYIMQHPGAVLTPSMDHTMSLQPASMISPLTQQMSHLSLGSTGTYMPATTAMQGAYIPQYTHVQTAAVPVEEASGQQQVTVETSSDHSPYTYQQNK; encoded by the exons ATGAACAGTACTGCAAGTAAtactcttccttccttctcagttCCTGCAGAACCTTTGTTGTGCAAGTTTGCCGATGGAGgacagaaaaagagacagaatcAGAATAAATACATACAGAATGGAAGAGCATGGCACAGAGAAGGCGAG gctggAATGACACTCACTTATGATCCAACCACAGCTGCTTTACAAAATGG attttatcCATCACCCTACAGTATTACAGCAAACAGAATGATCACTCAAACATCTATTACGCCATATATTGCTTCTCCAGTTTCCACATACCAG GTTCAGAGTCCTTCTTGGATGCAGCCTCAACCATATATAATGCAGCACCCA gGTGCTGTACTGACTCCCTCCATGGACCATACCATGTCACTACAGCCTGCATCAATGATAAGCCCTTTGACGCAGCAGATGAGTCATCTTTCATTAGGCAGTACTGGAACA TACATGCCAGCCACAACAGCTATGCAAGGAGCCTACATACCCCAGTACACGCATGTCCAGACAGCAGCGGTTCCTGTTGAG GAAGCCAGTGGTCAACAGCAGGTTACGGTAGAGACGTCCAGTGATCATTCTCCGTATACGTATCAGCAAAATAAGTAA